The Enhydrobacter sp. sequence AGATGCCCGGGAGGCCGAGATCCGACGACTGGACGATCTCGGCCTCGACGAGCTGCGCAAGCTCTGCGGCCCGGTGCTGGGGGCGGTGCCGGTGCACCACGGCGTCCACATGCTGCGGCGTCGACTGGCTTATGAGCTGCAGGCCAGGGCGCTGGGCGACCTGCCTTTGGAGACCCAGCGGCGGCTGCGGCGCCTGCATCAGTCCTTCAGGGCCGATCCGCAGCACAAGCCGATGCCCAGGCGCCCCCTCAAGCCCGGCCTAGTGCTGACGCGGAGCTGGCAGGGAGTACTGCACCAGGTCCAAGTGACGGACCAGGGCTTCGACTATCGTGGCGAACGGTTCGCCTCCCTGTCGGAAGTGGCCAGGCGCATCACCGGCACCCGCTGGTCGGGGCCTTTGTTCTTCGGCCTGAAGAGGACACGACCGTGAGTCCCAAGGTCAAACGCTGCGCGATCTATACCCGAAAGTCGTCGGAGGAGGGGCTGGAGCAGGCATTCAACTCCCTCGACGCTCAGCGCGAAGCCTGTGAAGCGTATATAAAGAGTCAGGCCCACGAAGGCTGGAAGCTCGTAAAGACCGCCTACGACGATGGTGGCTTCTCCGGCGGCACGATGGAGCGGCCGGCATTGCAGCGGCTGATGGCTGATCTGCGGCAGGGGCTGGTCGATGTAATCGTCGTCTACAAGATCGATCGGCTGACCCGGTCGTTGGCGGACTTCGCTCGCATCGTCGAGACGCTAGACCGGCAGGGCGCCTCGTTCGTGTCGATCACCCAACAGTTCAACACCACGACGTCGATGGGACGGCTTACGCTGAACGTGCTGCTCTCCTTCGCCCAGTTCGAGCGCGAGGTCACGGGCGAGCGCATCCGCGACAAGATCGCGGCTTCGAAACGCAAAGGGATGTGGATGGGCGGCAACCTGCCGCTCGGCTACGACCTGCAGGACCGCCGGCTCGTGATCAACGACCGGGAAGCCGAGACTGTCCGATACATCTACCAGCAGTACCTAGAGCTTGGCGCGGTCTCCGCGCTTCAGACCGAGCTCCGGCAGCAAGGCATCGTCAGCAAGGCCTGGGTCTCGGGCAGTGGCCGGCAGAAGGGTGGCCTGGGCTACAGCCGCGGCGCGCTATATTACCTGCTGCGCAATCCGCTTTATGTCGGCCGGATCGCCCATCGCGGAGCAACATACGACGGTCAGCATTCGGCGATTGTGCCGCAGGAGCTATGGGATCAGGTGCAGGCGATGCTGACCCGCAATCGCCGTGGCACGCATCGAACCGCAAGAGCGGCCCAACCCTGTCTCTTGGCGGGGTATCTATACGACGATCGGGGCCACCTGATGAGCCCGTCGCACAGCCGCAAGACGACGGGGCAGCGCTATCGTTACTATGTTAGCCAGGCGCTGTTGCAAGGACGGGCGGACGAAGCGGGATCCGTTCGGCGTGTGTCGGCCGAGGCCATTGAATCCATCGTCGACCGGAGACTTTGCGAGGCGCTGCCACCACAGCAGCAGCAGGCATGGTCAAAATCCTCCATCGACCAAAAGCGCATCCGCCTCAGGCATCTGGTCGAGTGCGTCATAATCAGTCGCGACAGCGTCGAGATCAAGGTGACCGAGGCAGGGCGTGAGACGCTGGCAGAGGCTGACTCCGGAGTGTTGAGCATTGTGACCGTGCTGAAGGCAGCAGCGGGAGGAAAGCAGATCGTCTCCCGCCACGCTTCTATGGCGCGAGCCGATCGTTCTCTCGTGAAGGCGATCGTCTGGGCGCGAGATCTGCGCCAGCGTCTGGAGCGGGAAGGCGCATCGCTGGACGAGCTGGCGCGGCAGGAAGGCTGCTCGCGACCCTACGTGAGCAGCATGATCAAGCTGGCTTACCTCGCGCCCACGATCACGCAGGCCATTCTCGACGGGACCCAGCCCGCCTCCCTCACCCTGGCTGACCTGATGAAGCGCGACGTTCCGGTCAATTGGACCGACCAGCGTCGCGCCTTCGGCTTCCTTTAGATCAGCGCAACCACAGTGGCGCTCTAATCGCATCGATTTCGGTTCGCGATGATCAAGCTAGCGATTTATCTCACTCTTAGCATCGTGCAGGCGCTTCTCGACAAGGGCCAGCCAGCTGCCCAGACTTAACCTGTGGATGTAGAGGAGAATGTAACCAATGAAGACCGCCGACATTGACTACCGCGATGGTTCTCTGACCTGCCGCGGCTTTCTTGCCTATGACGAGACGAAAGCCGGGCGCCGCCCCGGAGTCCTGGTCGTGCACGAGGCTTTCGGCCTCGGCAAGCACGCGATGGACCGGGCAAAGATGCTGGCCGGCCTTGGGTATGTCGCCTTCGCCGCTGACATGTTTGGTGAACGCATGCAGGTGACCGAGTTGCCAAAGGCGATCGAGATCATCACAGATCTGCTGGGCAATCCGCCGAAGCTGTTGGCGCGGGCCGGAGCCGCGCTCGAAGTGCTGCGTCAACGACCCGAGGTCGACGCCGCGCGGCT is a genomic window containing:
- a CDS encoding DUF2924 domain-containing protein, with the protein product MRSDGDAREAEIRRLDDLGLDELRKLCGPVLGAVPVHHGVHMLRRRLAYELQARALGDLPLETQRRLRRLHQSFRADPQHKPMPRRPLKPGLVLTRSWQGVLHQVQVTDQGFDYRGERFASLSEVARRITGTRWSGPLFFGLKRTRP
- a CDS encoding recombinase family protein — encoded protein: MSPKVKRCAIYTRKSSEEGLEQAFNSLDAQREACEAYIKSQAHEGWKLVKTAYDDGGFSGGTMERPALQRLMADLRQGLVDVIVVYKIDRLTRSLADFARIVETLDRQGASFVSITQQFNTTTSMGRLTLNVLLSFAQFEREVTGERIRDKIAASKRKGMWMGGNLPLGYDLQDRRLVINDREAETVRYIYQQYLELGAVSALQTELRQQGIVSKAWVSGSGRQKGGLGYSRGALYYLLRNPLYVGRIAHRGATYDGQHSAIVPQELWDQVQAMLTRNRRGTHRTARAAQPCLLAGYLYDDRGHLMSPSHSRKTTGQRYRYYVSQALLQGRADEAGSVRRVSAEAIESIVDRRLCEALPPQQQQAWSKSSIDQKRIRLRHLVECVIISRDSVEIKVTEAGRETLAEADSGVLSIVTVLKAAAGGKQIVSRHASMARADRSLVKAIVWARDLRQRLEREGASLDELARQEGCSRPYVSSMIKLAYLAPTITQAILDGTQPASLTLADLMKRDVPVNWTDQRRAFGFL